The proteins below come from a single Arthrobacter sp. zg-Y1171 genomic window:
- the thrS gene encoding threonine--tRNA ligase yields MSVPEKFTLIVDGEETTVDTGTTGAQLFFERRDVVVMRVHSVLKDLDTPLEQGDIVESVTIESEDGLNVLRHSTAHVMAQAVQQLRPDAKLGIGPYIKDGFYFDFDVAEPFTPEDLKTLEKMMQKIINSNQKFARRVVSEDEAREAMKNEPYKLELLGKKDGAEEAGEGASIEVGAGEITIYDNVDRKSGDVVWCDLCRGPHLPNTKLISNAFALTRSAAAYWLGNQKNQQLQRIYGTAWPTKDALKAYQERLAEAERRDHRKLGTELDLFSFPDELGSGLPVFHPKGGIIRKAMEDYSRQRHTEAGYEFVYTPHITKGHLYEVSGHLDWYRDGMFPPMHVDEVTDPETGEVTKPGQDYYLKPMNCPMHNLIFRSRGRSYRELPLRLFEFGSVYRYEKSGVIHGLTRVRGMTQDDAHIYCTREQMKDELTTTLKFVLDLLKDYGLDDFYLELSTKDPEKYVGSDDVWEEATRTLAEVAEASGLDLVPDPGGAAFYGPKISVQARDAIGRTWQMSTIQLDFNLPERFELEYQAADGTRQRPVMIHRALFGSVERFMAVLTEHYAGAFPAWLAPVQVVGIPVAEAFNDYMFDVVDKLKAHGIRAQVDTGTDRFPKKIRTASKDKIPFVLIAGGDDAEAGAVSFRFRDGSQDNGVPVEEAVKRIVEAVRNRDK; encoded by the coding sequence GTGTCAGTGCCAGAGAAGTTCACCCTCATCGTCGACGGCGAAGAGACCACGGTGGATACTGGCACCACTGGTGCTCAGCTCTTCTTCGAACGCCGCGACGTCGTCGTGATGCGCGTGCACTCCGTCCTCAAGGACCTGGATACGCCGCTGGAGCAGGGCGACATCGTGGAATCCGTCACCATTGAGTCCGAAGACGGACTGAATGTCCTGCGCCACTCCACCGCGCACGTCATGGCCCAGGCCGTGCAGCAGCTGCGTCCGGATGCCAAGCTGGGCATCGGCCCGTACATCAAGGACGGTTTCTACTTCGACTTCGACGTTGCCGAGCCGTTCACGCCGGAGGACCTGAAGACCCTCGAGAAGATGATGCAGAAGATCATCAACTCGAACCAGAAATTTGCCCGCCGCGTGGTCAGCGAAGACGAAGCCCGCGAAGCCATGAAGAACGAGCCGTACAAGCTTGAACTGCTGGGCAAGAAGGACGGCGCCGAGGAAGCCGGCGAAGGTGCGAGCATCGAGGTCGGCGCCGGCGAGATCACCATTTACGACAACGTGGACCGCAAGTCCGGCGACGTCGTCTGGTGCGATCTGTGCCGCGGCCCGCACCTGCCCAACACCAAACTGATCTCCAACGCCTTCGCCCTGACCCGCTCCGCCGCCGCCTACTGGCTGGGCAACCAGAAGAACCAGCAGCTGCAGCGCATCTACGGCACCGCCTGGCCCACCAAGGACGCACTGAAGGCCTACCAGGAGCGCCTGGCCGAAGCCGAGCGCCGCGACCACCGCAAGCTGGGCACCGAACTGGATCTGTTCTCCTTCCCGGATGAGCTGGGTTCGGGCCTGCCGGTGTTCCACCCCAAGGGCGGCATCATCCGCAAGGCCATGGAGGACTACTCCCGGCAGCGCCACACCGAGGCCGGTTACGAGTTCGTTTACACCCCGCACATCACCAAGGGCCACCTGTACGAGGTTTCCGGCCACCTGGACTGGTACCGCGACGGGATGTTCCCTCCCATGCACGTGGATGAGGTTACCGATCCGGAGACCGGCGAGGTCACCAAGCCCGGCCAGGACTACTACCTGAAGCCGATGAACTGCCCCATGCACAACCTGATCTTCCGCTCCCGCGGACGGTCCTACCGCGAGCTGCCGCTGCGGCTGTTCGAATTCGGTTCCGTGTACCGCTACGAAAAGTCCGGCGTGATCCACGGCCTGACGCGCGTGCGGGGCATGACCCAGGACGACGCCCACATCTACTGCACCCGTGAGCAGATGAAGGACGAGCTGACCACCACGCTGAAGTTCGTGCTGGACCTGCTCAAGGATTACGGCCTGGATGACTTCTACCTGGAGCTGTCCACCAAGGACCCGGAGAAGTACGTCGGCTCCGACGATGTGTGGGAGGAAGCCACCCGCACCCTCGCCGAGGTTGCCGAAGCCTCCGGCCTGGACCTGGTCCCGGATCCGGGCGGAGCAGCCTTCTACGGCCCGAAGATCTCCGTCCAGGCCCGCGACGCCATCGGCCGCACCTGGCAGATGTCCACCATCCAGCTGGACTTCAACCTGCCCGAGCGCTTCGAGCTCGAGTACCAGGCCGCCGACGGCACCCGCCAGCGCCCCGTCATGATCCACCGCGCCCTGTTCGGTTCCGTGGAACGCTTCATGGCCGTGCTCACCGAGCATTACGCCGGCGCGTTCCCGGCCTGGCTGGCACCGGTGCAGGTGGTCGGCATCCCCGTGGCCGAAGCGTTCAACGACTACATGTTCGACGTCGTCGACAAGCTCAAGGCGCACGGCATCCGCGCCCAGGTGGACACCGGTACCGACCGCTTCCCGAAGAAGATCCGCACCGCGTCCAAGGACAAGATCCCGTTTGTCCTGATCGCCGGCGGCGACGACGCCGAGGCCGGCGCCGTCTCCTTCCGCTTCCGGGATGGCAGCCAGGACAACGGCGTACCCGTTGAAGAGGCCGTCAAGCGGATTGTCGAAGCCGTCCGTAACCGGGACAAGTAG